A section of the Primulina eburnea isolate SZY01 chromosome 1, ASM2296580v1, whole genome shotgun sequence genome encodes:
- the LOC140834986 gene encoding zinc finger protein GAI-ASSOCIATED FACTOR 1 — translation MMSDDGLSAVPTSIRGFIQDPVHMNPSNDSNPSSNQSKRKRNLPGTPDPDAEVIALSPKSLMATNRFICEICNKGFQRDQNLQLHRRGHNLPWKLKQRTNKEVVKKVYICPEKTCVHHDPSRALGDLTGIKKHYSRKHGEKKWKCEKCAKKYAVQSDWKAHSKICGTREYKCDCGTLFSRKDSFITHRAFCDALAEESARFTPVPSVNLNLRNELLLNNNHHNAANSQFATMFRPELAGLESGNQLSIDNFQKPRLPMWLDNTSPHLNLNPIQNSSSSDANLLASSSTTLPELVQMAAASQNQWLINSSSGALKEEEEDKGNNMCEAISSLYYSTSSQNQQETNHSPAPMSATALLQKAAQMGSTRSNNSAIFGNSFGLMSSDFSSLGNFNPLNQPRNEVSQMNRRKPENLNGLMASTSASTLNSNNGGDVPGLFESSNALMDSSRMNSDPLIILTNNKGKQAQSSAVIEAESSLTRDFLGVGGDELAKFATMGSSMDLRHYSRNN, via the exons ATGATGTCTGATGATGGGCTTTCTGCTGTTCCTACTTCCATTAGAGGGTTTATTCAAGATCCTGTTCATATGAACCCTAGTAATGATTCAAACCCTAGTTCAAATCAATCCAAGAGGAAAAGAAATCTACCCGGAACACCAG ATCCAGATGCAGAAGTGATAGCACTGTCTCCAAAGTCTTTAATGGCAACGAACAGATTCATCTGTGAAATCTGCAACAAGGGTTTTCAGAGAGACCAGAATCTGCAGCTTCACAGAAGAGGGCACAATCTTCCATGGAAGCTTAAGCAAAGAACAAACAAAGAAGTAGTGAAGAAAGTTTACATTTGCCCAGAAAAAACTTGTGTCCACCATGACCCTTCAAGGGCACTAGGGGATTTGACAGGAATCAAGAAGCATTACAGCAGAAAACATGGCGAGAAGAAATGGAAGTGTGAGAAATGCGCAAAGAAATATGCTGTTCAGTCTGATTGGAAAGCTCACAGCAAGATCTGTGGAACAAGAGAGTACAAATGTGACTGCGGAACACTCTTCTCCAG AAAGGACAGCTTCATCACACATAGAGCCTTCTGCGATGCATTAGCGGAGGAAAGTGCAAGATTCACTCCAGTTCCTTCAGTAAATTTGAACCTGAGAAACGaattattgttgaacaataatCATCACAATGCTGCAAATTCCCAATTTGCCACCATGTTCAGGCCTGAACTTGCAGGATTAGAATCAGGAAACCAGCTGAGTATTGATAATTTTCAGAAACCAAGACTTCCCATGTGGCTAGACAATACAAGTCCTCATCTCAATCTGAATCCCATTCAAAATTCAAGTTCTTCGGATGCAAATTTATTGGCATCGAGTTCAACCACCTTGCCTGAATTAGTGCAAATGGCCGCCGCCTCGCAGAACCAGTGGTTGATCAACAGCTCATCGGGAGCTTTAAAAGAAGAGGAGGAAGACAAAGGTAATAATATGTGTGAAGCTATAAGTTCACTTTACTACAGCACTAGCAGCCAAAATCAGCAAGAAACAAATCATTCACCGGCTCCAATGTCAGCTACCGCTTTACTGCAGAAAGCAGCTCAAATGGGATCAACCAGAAGCAATAATTCAGCCATTTTTGGCAACAGTTTCGGGCTGATGAGCTCAGACTTCTCGAGTCTAGGAAACTTCAATCCCTTGAACCAGCCAAGAAATGAAGTTAGTCAGATGAATCGTAGGAAACCCGAAAATTTGAATGGATTAATGGCTTCCACTTCTGCTTCAACACTGAACTCCAACAATGGTGGAGACGTCCCTGGACTTTTCGAGTCCAGTAATGCATTAATGGACAGCTCAAGAATGAACTCAGATCCTCTAATCATACTCACAAACAACAAAGGAAAACAAGCCCAATCAAGCGCAGTAATCGAAGCAGAAAGCAGTTTAACCAGGGATTTTCTCGGAGTAGGAGGGGATGAACTAGCGAAATTCGCTACCATGGGTTCTTCCATGGATTTGAGACATTATAGCCGGAATAACTGA